One window from the genome of Hemitrygon akajei chromosome 4, sHemAka1.3, whole genome shotgun sequence encodes:
- the LOC140726494 gene encoding uncharacterized protein isoform X1, whose product MNCLKKAFAQIETMSFQMPFRSLDHEEFEKIKQKASTMWREEHENRLRNITTYSAEYRKKQLDEPTQNLVRLHSPTRLHKPHPPEIFLVTRLHKIPRHHNNSESTITLSSQDKWEEVLRQSPGWCKSNRLPQAPLKTSRSRETLHNNSNAVRVAEAWAKLANEKDLQAVKKKIDCITSASADMTRKDAPRQRYISQVLPRFVKPQCIPSLNHQLQKATKQETKEVERLLRTLSSSNPRNMQVQGPRFQLANRACVCEITSKPYVYDYQIHPEWVTQPWHTGYRQNQT is encoded by the exons ATGAACTGTCTGAAGAAAGCTTTTGCTCAAATAGAAACCATGTCCTTTCAAATGCCGTTCAGATCTTTAGATCATGAAGAGTTTGAAAAGATCAAGCAAAAAGCAAGTACTATGTGGAGAGAAGAGCATGAGAATCGACTGAGAAACATTACTACTTATTCAGCCGAATACAGAAAAAAGCAACTGGATGAACCTACTCAGAACCTGGTCCGACTACACTCCCCTACCAGACTACACAAGCCCCATCCACCAGA GATATTTTTAGTGACTCGGCTTCATAAAATTCCGAGACACCACAATAATTCTGAAAGTACAATCACTCTGTCATCCCAAG ATAAATGGGAAGAAGTTCTCAGACAGTCACCAGGATGGTGCAAATCTAATCGACTCCCGCAGGCACCGTTAAAAACCAGCAGATCCAGAGAG ACACTCCACAATAACTCAAATGCCGTCAGGGTTGCAGAAGCCTGGGCAAAGCTTGCCAATGAGAAAG ATCTCCAGGCTGTGAAGAAGAAGATAGACTGCATCACCAGTGCATCAGCGGATATGACAAGAAAAGATGCTCCAAGACAACGCTACATCAGTCAA GTACTACCTAGATTTGTCAAGCCTCAATGCATTCCCTCATTAAATCACCAGTTGCAGAAGGCTACAAAACAAG aaaccaAGGAAGTGGAACGGCTGCTGAGAACTCTTTCTAGTAGCAATCCTCGAAACATGCAAGTGCAAGGTCCTCGTTTTCAGCTTGCAAACCGCGCATGTGTCTGTGAGATAACTTCCAAACCATACGTCTATGATTATCAAATACACCCAGAATGGGTGACCCAACCCTggcacactgggtacagacaaaACCAAACATGA
- the LOC140726494 gene encoding uncharacterized protein isoform X2: protein MNCLKKAFAQIETMSFQMPFRSLDHEEFEKIKQKASTMWREEHENRLRNITTYSAEYRKKQLDEPTQNLVRLHSPTRLHKPHPPEIFLVTRLHKIPRHHNNSESTITLSSQDKWEEVLRQSPGWCKSNRLPQAPLKTSRSRETLHNNSNAVRVAEAWAKLANEKDLQAVKKKIDCITSASADMTRKDAPRQRYISQVLPRFVKPQCIPSLNHQLQKATKQEHQVLQVYPNSKLLSTGLLHNAASLVSAIQGRRHWGCCAVRQTVQVIVLDVFLVIERPC, encoded by the exons ATGAACTGTCTGAAGAAAGCTTTTGCTCAAATAGAAACCATGTCCTTTCAAATGCCGTTCAGATCTTTAGATCATGAAGAGTTTGAAAAGATCAAGCAAAAAGCAAGTACTATGTGGAGAGAAGAGCATGAGAATCGACTGAGAAACATTACTACTTATTCAGCCGAATACAGAAAAAAGCAACTGGATGAACCTACTCAGAACCTGGTCCGACTACACTCCCCTACCAGACTACACAAGCCCCATCCACCAGA GATATTTTTAGTGACTCGGCTTCATAAAATTCCGAGACACCACAATAATTCTGAAAGTACAATCACTCTGTCATCCCAAG ATAAATGGGAAGAAGTTCTCAGACAGTCACCAGGATGGTGCAAATCTAATCGACTCCCGCAGGCACCGTTAAAAACCAGCAGATCCAGAGAG ACACTCCACAATAACTCAAATGCCGTCAGGGTTGCAGAAGCCTGGGCAAAGCTTGCCAATGAGAAAG ATCTCCAGGCTGTGAAGAAGAAGATAGACTGCATCACCAGTGCATCAGCGGATATGACAAGAAAAGATGCTCCAAGACAACGCTACATCAGTCAA GTACTACCTAGATTTGTCAAGCCTCAATGCATTCCCTCATTAAATCACCAGTTGCAGAAGGCTACAAAACAAG AACACCAAGTATTACAGGTCTATCCCAACAGCAAGTTACTCAGCACGGGCTTGTTGCATAATGCGGCATCACTTGTTTCAGCCATCCAGGGAAGAAGGCATTGGGGGTGCTGCGCAGTCCGACAAACAGtgcaagtgattgtcttggatgtttttctGGTGATTGAAAGACCCTGCTGA